The Brassica oleracea var. oleracea cultivar TO1000 chromosome C6, BOL, whole genome shotgun sequence genomic interval AATCTTGTTAGAAACATCAATGGTGAAACATGCAAATTAAAATTTTTGAAAACAAGCAAAAAAGGATAGAAAATTGTCTGACTGAAAAGAAAAAAAAGAACAGAAGATTTATATTGAGTCCCATAAGGAGTAAAACAAAAAGAAAAAAAAAAGGAACAGAATTTATATTGGACAACAGACTTAAAAAAAAAAGTAAAGAGATGTGAACTGTAATGCCGGAATATTTTCAAGTTGCAAACTCTTCCCTTATCTCTTCAAACAATCAACTTTTCTAAGAAACTGTAACTGTTCTTGTACTGGTGTTTGCAGAGAGCACCAAGCTTTAACCTTAGCAGCTCCTTCTTTAGTGATTCTTTGGCTATTCTTGTCTCCTCTTCCCACTTCTGTTCCTACGGCTTCTGACCACCTTAAAGCCATCATCTTCTTCGCCTCCTACAGATACATTCACAGTCTTGTTTCCATCTACAGAGCCACTCTGAGTCTTGCTTCCATCTACAGAACCACTCTGACTCATGCTTTCACCTTCACTTCTCCCACCAGACGGTTTGCTACTATTATACTCAACTTGCTTTTCCTTAACACGAAGCCTATGCTCCCCAAGATTGAACTGATTGCTCTTGGCAGCCTTAAGTACACTCTGTACGGATGCAACAGATTCAAAGGCAACAAAGGCAAAGGAACTTCCACTAGCCCTGGAGCTTCTGATTTGAACTCCATTTCCTTTGAGAGCGCCAAAACCTTTGAACAGTTCATAGACTTGAAGAGGCCTTGCATCCATTGGCAGATTCGACACAAATATGGAAGTCCCTGCAACCAAAAACAACATGTAAGATATCCAAAAATAGACAAGACAAAAGAGTTGTTTGACAGCAATGGATGAACATTTCTAACCTGGTTCATCAACCATCTTCTGGTCACTTTTCTGTACAGGTGGTGGAGCTACATGGGGTTTGGGTTGTGCCACGGTACTAGGTTTCTGAACCGGGGCTGCTTTAACTTGAAGAGGAGCAGCGTTTCTCAACATGGATAGAACCTGCATTTTCAACATTGATTAATAAGTGTTATAGATATGGCCCAAGTAAAAAAAAGGTCAAATTTATAAGAATAAAACTCACCATGGAAGCATAAGATTTCTTGGCTCCATCAAGCGGAGGAGTAGCAGCTGTTTCAGCAACTGGCTCTTTAGGTTTTTGAGCAGTTACAACAGCTTTTTCAGGAGCAACCACCTTCTTAACCTCAGCAGCATTAACAGACTTTTTCTTGGTGGCTTTGTGGACCTGCCCAGTCTTTTTCATCTCTTCAACTGGCTTTGTAACTTGTGGACAAGACTTGGCAAACGTACCAAATACAGCAGCTGGAAGAGCTCTTGGAGTGGAACCCTCTTCATCCACAA includes:
- the LOC106299935 gene encoding ras GTPase-activating protein-binding protein 1-like; amino-acid sequence: MAAEGGVHCARQVSEAFVEKYYHLVGTTTHAAHKFYGNDSLVTRPGPDGTIMSFPSLEAIKKHYLSSYYDGTTFDVVSVDTQSSVGDGIFIMVIGFLTGKDNLKRKFSQGFYLARQNRNYVVSNDIHRFVDEEGSTPRALPAAVFGTFAKSCPQVTKPVEEMKKTGQVHKATKKKSVNAAEVKKVVAPEKAVVTAQKPKEPVAETAATPPLDGAKKSYASMVLSMLRNAAPLQVKAAPVQKPSTVAQPKPHVAPPPVQKSDQKMVDEPGTSIFVSNLPMDARPLQVYELFKGFGALKGNGVQIRSSRASGSSFAFVAFESVASVQSVLKAAKSNQFNLGEHRLRVKEKQVEYNSSKPSGGRSEGESMSQSGSVDGSKTQSGSVDGNKTVNVSVGGEEDDGFKVVRSRRNRSGKRRQE